A window of the Cystobacter fuscus genome harbors these coding sequences:
- a CDS encoding styrene monooxygenase/indole monooxygenase family protein, giving the protein MLSRMANIAIVGAGQAGLFLGFGLLEDGHEVTLFSDQTPDEILHGRLPSGMGLFEDAVKKEAALGLTFWEDVMTRGEGAILELINPDGSVGLHIAPPVPRPHRSVDQRLKNSRWMRELERRGASVRVVSLANPEQLDAHVAGFDLVLVATGKGALSSLFPRDARRSPFDKPQRHITCFLVKNFRPEVRSGTIRILPGLGEVVITPFYSRENLKARILLIEGIPGGPLDYLSRALSGRELLEECKQTLFKLLPGQLEDLREAELSSEQCWLRGSLTPTVREPVGRLASGRVVLGLGDALMLHDPLAAQGGNNATHMADFYRTRIREHAERPFTAEWMQRTFEDFWLAYGQYSMGVTAGLLMPPAPHQQAVLVSAHQVPAVAAALIDGLYDPRALFPWFVDPAVTRDFLHSKGVPPALLEQFWNLFAEDGGLK; this is encoded by the coding sequence ATGCTCTCGCGCATGGCGAACATCGCGATCGTTGGCGCGGGTCAGGCCGGGCTCTTCCTCGGCTTTGGCCTGCTCGAGGATGGACACGAAGTCACCCTGTTCTCGGATCAGACTCCCGACGAGATCCTCCACGGCCGGCTCCCCTCGGGTATGGGGCTCTTCGAGGACGCGGTGAAGAAGGAAGCCGCGCTGGGGCTCACCTTCTGGGAAGACGTGATGACGCGGGGAGAAGGCGCCATCCTCGAGCTGATCAACCCCGATGGCTCGGTCGGACTGCACATCGCTCCTCCCGTCCCACGGCCCCATCGCAGTGTGGATCAACGGCTGAAGAACTCACGGTGGATGCGGGAGCTGGAGCGCCGCGGCGCATCCGTTCGCGTCGTTTCCCTGGCGAATCCGGAGCAGCTCGATGCACACGTGGCTGGCTTCGACCTCGTGCTGGTCGCTACTGGCAAGGGTGCGCTCTCCTCCCTGTTCCCGCGAGATGCGAGGCGGAGCCCTTTCGACAAGCCCCAGCGCCACATCACCTGCTTCCTCGTGAAGAACTTCCGGCCCGAGGTGCGCAGCGGGACCATCCGGATCCTCCCGGGCCTGGGCGAGGTGGTCATCACCCCGTTCTACAGCCGGGAGAACCTCAAGGCGCGCATCCTCCTCATCGAGGGTATCCCGGGAGGGCCGCTCGACTATCTCTCGCGGGCGCTGTCGGGCCGCGAGCTGCTGGAAGAGTGCAAGCAGACCCTCTTCAAACTGCTCCCCGGGCAGCTCGAGGATCTGCGGGAGGCGGAGCTGTCCTCCGAGCAATGCTGGCTTCGCGGCTCCCTCACGCCCACCGTTCGCGAACCGGTGGGCCGGCTGGCCTCGGGCAGGGTGGTGCTTGGCCTGGGCGACGCCCTCATGCTGCATGATCCACTGGCCGCTCAAGGCGGCAACAACGCGACCCACATGGCGGACTTCTACCGGACCCGCATCCGCGAGCACGCCGAGCGGCCCTTCACCGCGGAGTGGATGCAGCGGACCTTCGAGGACTTCTGGCTCGCCTATGGCCAGTACTCCATGGGCGTGACGGCTGGCCTGCTCATGCCTCCGGCACCCCACCAGCAGGCGGTGCTCGTCTCGGCGCACCAAGTGCCCGCGGTGGCCGCGGCGTTGATCGACGGCTTGTACGATCCGAGGGCTCTCTTCCCCTGGTTCGTGGACCCCGCCGTCACCCGCGACTTCCTGCACTCCAAGGGCGTCCCACCGGCGCTGCTGGAGCAGTTCTGGAATCTATTCGCTGAGGATGGGGGCTTAAAGTAG